From a region of the Mercurialis annua linkage group LG1-X, ddMerAnnu1.2, whole genome shotgun sequence genome:
- the LOC126665196 gene encoding kinesin-like protein KIN-5B, with the protein MMSVTPDHFRKVGLGGVTPSPSPFLTPRPERRSRQDSRVAEWNSNRQDRDKEVNVQVLLRCRPLSDEEQKANVPKVILCNELKREVNVLQNVANKQLDRVFNFDKVFGPKAQQRSIYDQAIVPIVNEVLDGFNCTVFAYGQTGTGKTYTMEGGMRNKGGDLPAEAGVIPRAVRQIFDTLEAQNADYSMKVTFLELYNEEITDLLAPEDNARSTEDRQRKPISLMEDGKGCVVVRGLEEEAVYSANEIYTLLERGSAKRRTADTLLNKHSSRSHSVFSITVHIKEATIGDEELIKCGKLNLVDLAGSENISRSGAREGRAREAGEINKSLLTLGRVINALVEHSTHIPYRDSKLTRLLRDSLGGKTKTCIIATISPSVHSLEETLSTLDYAYRAKNIKNKPEANQKMSKAVLLKDLYLEIERMKEDVKAAREKNGVYVPHDRYVQDETEKKARIEKIEQLENDLNLSEKQVDKFRELYLTEQEQKLDIESDLKDCKLNLEKCNKELLDLHENYRVAISTLKEKEFIISELLNSEKSLTERAKELRTELQTASEDITSLFTKLDQKNKMEADNQRQILVFGSHLDQSLKDVHRIILMSVSQQQQHIRCMEEHSQSFLASKCDATEILESRIKKLTETYTSGVATLKELANTMQKKASSDLEHINATISSQTTAVEHFLATAVLEAKEVIQETQNLLNEQKQLLALSARQQEDGLKRTMTSSQVISKATVNYFKDLYCQASNVMTALQESHIKKSRQLADLEKTFQEEAAREEKQALENIAEILSALTSRKTVMVSETSRNINNLNIQENKRFQQDMSSMQQVSMNAQEKISRYVENVGRHFMEDTFSAAESTAAMENVLEECTKKTDNSRQQWENTRSYISNLNKNNVIKIKSSTKEKINANDVSHEEYLSASSAIDADFDFRTCDVMSAVEDSLTHDRESKTEIESISAQCLDQLKSIQEKHGQSIAAIRTKAEKSLTEEYLVDEHSGTTPKRRAVSVPSLASIEEMRAAVYRNVKEEKNSEKRVKWGRNESKMMPQAASPTRSPFAQVN; encoded by the exons ATGATGTCAGTTACTCCAGATCATTTCAGGAAAGTAGGGTTAGGAGGAGTAACGCCGTCTCCGTCTCCTTTTCTTACGCCCCGGCCGGAGCGGCGCTCACGGCAGGATTCGAGAGTAGCGGAGTGGAACTCAAACCGTCAGGATAGAGATAAAGAGGTTAATGTTCAAGTTCTTCTCAGATGCAG GCCATTGAGTGATGAAGAGCAAAAGGCTAATGTTCCAAAAGTGATATTATGTAATGAGCTTAAGAGAGAGGTCAATGTTTTGCAAAATGTGGCTAATAAACAACTGGATAGAGTCTTCAACTTTGATAAG GTTTTTGGTCCTAAAGCGCAACAAAGATCGATATATGATCAAGCGATTGTCCCGATTGTTAATGAAGTTCTTGACGGGTTTAACTGCACAGTTTTTGCATATGGGCAGACTGGCACTGGAAAAACATATACAATGGAAGGTGGAATGCGAAATAAG GGTGGAGATTTGCCTGCTGAGGCTGGTGTCATACCACGAGCAGTTCGCCAAATCTTTGACACACTTGAGGCCCAAAATGCAGATTATAGCATGAAAGTGACATTTTTGGAACTGTACAATGAAGAAATAACTGATTTACTAGCTCCAGAAGACAATGCGAGGTCTACAGAAGATAGGCAGAGGAAACCTATTTCTTTGATGGAGGATGGAAAGGGTTGTGTGGTTGTAAGAGGCCTTGAGGAAGAAGCTGTTTACAGTGCAAATGAAATCTACACTCTTTTAGAGCGAGGATCGGCTAAAAGACGCACCGCAGATACTTTGTTGAACAAACATAGCAG TCGATCTCATTCTGTCTTTTCTATTACTGTCCACATAAAAGAAGCTACAATTGGAGATGAAGAACTTATTAAATGTGGCAAGCTTAATCTTGTTGATCTGGCAGGATCAGAGAACATTTCTCGCTCAGGCGCAAGAGAG GGCCGTGCAAGAGAAGCAGGGGAGATAAACAAGAGCTTACTTACTCTGGGCCGTGTTATAAATGCACTTGTGGAACATTCAACTCATATACCTTACAG GGATAGTAAGTTGACAAGGCTATTAAGAGACTCCTTGGGAGGAAAGACAAAAACTTGCATAATTGCTACAATTTCTCCTTCTGTTCATTCATTAGAAGAGACATTAAGCACACTAGATTATGCTTACCGAGCCAAGAACATAAAGAACAAACCAGAG GCAAACCAAAAAATGTCCAAGGCTGTGTTGCTCAAGGATCTGTACTTAGAAATTGAGAGAATGAAAGAAG ATGTTAAAGCAGCAAGGGAAAAGAATGGTGTTTATGTTCCGCACGACAGATATGTACAGGATGAAACGGAAAAGAAG GCAAGGATTGAGAAGATAGAACAGTTGGAAAATGATCTCAACCTTAGTGAGAAG CAAGTTGATAAGTTTCGTGAGCTTTATCTCACAGAGCAGGAGCAGAAACTTGACATAGAAAGTGATCTCAAAGATTGTAAG TTAAATCTTGAGAAATGTAACAAGGAACTTCTTGATCTTCATGAGAATTATAGAGTAGCTATCTCAACACTGAAGGAAAAGGAATTTATCATCTCTGAGCTTCTTAACTCAG AAAAATCCTTGACTGAACGGGCAAAGGAGCTACGAACTGAGTTGCAAACTGCATCAGAAGACATAACTTCTCTGTTCACAAAATTAG ATCAGAAGAACAAGATGGAAGCGGATAACCAGCGACAAATTTTGGTATTTGGTTCTCATCTTGACCAAAGTTTGAAAGATGTGCACAGGATTATCCTTATGTCAGTTTCTCAACAACAGCAACACATAAGATGCATGGAAGAACATTCTCAATCATTTCTTGCTAGCAAATGTGAT GCAACAGAAATTTTGGAATCAAGGATTAAGAAACTGACCGAGACATACACTTCAGGAGTAGCAACCTTAAAGGAACTTGCCAACACAATGCAAAAGAAAGCGTCATCTGATTTGGAGCATATAAATGCTACAATCTCATCTCAAACTACGGCTGTTGAGCAT TTTCTTGCCACTGCTGTATTGGAGGCCAAGGAGGTTATTCAAGAAACTCAGAATTTACTAAATGAGCAGAAACAGCTGTTAGCTCTATCCGCCCGACAACAGGAGGAT GGACTAAAGCGAACTATGACATCTTCCCAAGTAATTTCAAAGGCAACAGTGAACTATTTCAAAGATCTCTATTGTCAGGCATCCAATGTCATGACAGCTCTTCAAGAAAGCCATATCAAAAAATCCCGCCAGTTAGCTGATTTGGAGAAGACATTTCAA GAAGAAGCTGCCAGAGAGGAAAAACAAGCACTGGAAAATATTGCAGAAATATTATCAGCATTGACATCTAGAAAAACAGTTATG GTCTCAGAGACTTCCAGGAACATCAATAACTTGAACATACAAGAGAACAAGAGATTTCAGCAGGACATGTCCAGTATGCAGCAGGTTTCCATGAATGCTCAGGAAAAAATAAGTAGATACGTCGAAAATGTAGGAAGACATTTCATGGAAGACACATTCTCAGCGGCTGAATCAACGGCTGCTATGGAAAATGTTCTTGAGGAATG CACAAAGAAGACGGACAACTCGAGGCAACAATGGGAGAATACTCGATCATACATAAGCAATCTCAATAAGAACAATGTTATTAAGATAAAGTCTTCCACGAA AGAAAAAATCAATGCAAATGATGTTTCACATGAAGAATATTTATCTGCGTCGTCTGCCATTGATGCAGATTTTGATTTTAGAACGTGTGATGTGATGTCTGCAGTTGAAG ATTCACTAACGCATGACCGAGAAAGTAAGACAGAAATTGAATCCATTAGTGCACAATGTTTGGATCAACTCAAGTCTATACAAGAGAAGCATGGTCAAAGCATTGCAGCTATTAGAACCAAAGCAGAGAAGTCATTAACAGAAGAATATTTG GTTGATGAGCATAGTGGCACAACACCGAAAAGGCGAGCTGTATCGGTGCCCAGCTTAGCATCCATTGAAGAGATGAGAGCAGCTGTATACCGAAATGTGAAAGAAGAGAAGAATTCGGAGAAGAGAGTAAAATGGGGACGTAACGAGAGCAAAATGATGCCGCAAGCAGCATCACCTACCAGATCTCCTTTTGCTCAGGTCAACTGA
- the LOC130015033 gene encoding uncharacterized protein LOC130015033, protein MRELSTDVYDRSGCVVRSTHQIPCACELRAVVDSGNPISLDSIHPFWTKLVILGDGLDTSAQPDFAGFQTEEHQYFHEVAEEVMTKDPSVLRDISRIVRERLHPEDLGYMEPEVKTNVRGRPKGSKSTKRDPSRHEYKDRVRGRPKSSKGQKNRTSASAGLQNAEVIPGFLLPFVDELVDVRGDGNCGFRVVADHIYGDEEMWGMTRMNIANEISAHPYRYEGICIDGLQAAITRISWEGGECGPRNWMQVLDDLFPIATIFNAAVIYIQGGTLQQTRFSSFTVLPLHSSEVHSRPSKEIVILYISGRAHFVRLNLQDNFPVPPIPTLWFQHRDHTVQSWHTLYANRREQ, encoded by the exons ATGCGAGAATTGAGTACCGATGTCTACGATCGCAGTGGTTGTGTGGTTAGATCAACACATCAGATCCCCTGTGCATGTGAGCTGCGAGCGGTGGTCGATTCAG GTAACCCGATCAGCCTTGACAGTATACACCCGTTTTGGACGAAACTTGTTATTCTCGGCGATGGGCTGGACACATCTGCGCAACCCGATTTTGCTGGTTTTCAGACTGAGGAACATCAGTATTTTCACGAGGTCGCCGAGGAGGTCATGACTAAGGATCCTTCAGTGTTGCGTGATATTTCTCGTATTGTTCGAGAGCGACTTCACCCCGAAGACTTAGGCTACATGGAACCAGAAGTGAAAACAAATGTCAGAGGTCGACCAAAGGGGAGCAAATCAACAAAGCGGGATCCGAGTCGTCATGAGTACAAGGACCGTGTACGTGGTCGTCCTAAATCTTCCAAAGGTCAGAAAAATCGTACATCCGCGTCAG CTGGTTTGCAAAATGCGGAGGTTATTCCAGGATTCCTTTTACCATTCGTTGACGAGCTTGTGGACGTGCGTGGAGACGGCAACTGTGGATTTCGCGTGGTGGCAGACCACATATATGGTGACGAGGAGATGTGGGGAATGACTAGAATGAACATTGCAAACGAAATCTCCGCCCACCCTTATCGATACGAGGGTATTTGCATTGATGGGTTGCAAGCGGCCATTACACGTATTAGTTGGGAAGGGGGAGAGTGTGGCCCTCGCAACTGGATGCAg GTATTGGATGACTTGTTCCCTATTGCCACTATCTTCAATGCAGCTGTTATTTACATACAAGGCGGGACGCTACAACAGACGCGGTTCTCTTCGTTTACTGTTCTGCCTTTGCATTCCTCTGAGGTTCACTCACGACCATCGAAGGAGATAGTGATATTGTATATTAGTGGACGCGCTCACTTTGTTAGGTTGAATTTACAGGATAATTTTCCTGTCCCACCAATTCCCACCCTGTGGTTCCAGCACAGGGACCATACTGTTCAGTCTTGGCATACTTTATATGCTAATAGGAGAGAGCAATGA
- the LOC126664371 gene encoding protein FAR1-RELATED SEQUENCE 5-like: MAYAFGVIYGDDNRGVVGVNNGRGGRLRFTSSPEEGTPESAVLSGGEDVKINVLSSRGDAQVHLEDYGGDGIDYSDWFKLDHGFDSDVEAITWAKSTAIKIGFELVISSNKNEGKKKLLRCARGERYRGSFTDSDSFVRKNTKTKACKCKFKIIVKLGKTAWFILTDPGISSTHNHALAVYPEGYRQMSGLSGEAKEIVRDMSATQAKPCSIMAALKEKVPSDNPTIKQVYNYRKTLRKSSFEGRDVVGQFYHMAQQNDYVHWTLAEEDTGVLTHIFMAHPDSVRLLRTYYWIIGMDSTYKTNKYKLPFFEINGMTPCNKNFIIAYAIMKDETEGSYRWVLERLRCLIGEHIHPSAILTDRELGLIRPVSEVFPRSSHLLCTWHINKDIEDRVYRISGKNQEFAEIFKNSTWKKIIRAPTFDQYNIVVEHFRDRFKGFPGLIQYIEGTWLGHRDKFVSCWTDLVLHFGNTTTCRVESAHA; this comes from the exons ATGGCATATGCATTTGGTGTGATCTATGGTGATGATAATAGAGGTGTAGTTGGTGTTAATAATGGAAGAG GGGGACGATTGCGtttcacgtcctctccagaggaggggacgccggagtCTGCCGTCCTCTCCGGAGGAGAGGACGTGAAAATCAACGTCctctcctctagaggggacgcccAA gttcatttagaagattatggcgGTGACGGAATTGATTACAGCGATTGGTTTAAGCTAGATCATGGGTTTGATAGTGATGTTGAAGCAATTACTTGGGCTAAGAGTACTGCTATAAAGATTGGATTTGAATTAGTCATTTCGTCAAATAAGAACGAGGGGAAAAAGAAGCTTCTGCGATGTGCTCGGGGTGAGCGTTACAGAGGTTCATTCACAGATTCTGATTCCTTCGTACGGAAAAATACGAAGACAAAAGCGTGTAAgtgcaaatttaaaattattgtcaaATTAGGAAAGACTGCATGGTTTATACTTACAGATCCTGGTATTTCGAGTACACACAACCATGCTCTAGCTGTGTATCCTGAAGGATACCGTCAGATGAGTGGGCTGAGTGGCGAGGCGAAAGAAATTGTGCGAGATATGAGTGCGACACAAGCGAAGCCGTGTTCTATCATGGCagctttaaaagaaaaagtaccATCTGACAACCCTACAATAAAGCAAGTGTACAACTATAGAAAGACTTTGAGAAAGTCTAGCTTTGAGGGTAGAGATGTGGTTGGGCAATTTTATCACATGGCTCAGCAAAATGATTATGTACACTGGACTCTTGCTGAGGAGGATACAGGTGTGTTGACCCATATTTTCATGGCTCATCCTGATTCAGTGAGACTACTTCGTACGTACTACTGGATCATCGGCATGGACTCCACGTACAAGACGAACAAGTACAAGCTGCCTTTTTTTGAGATTAATGGAATGACTCCTTGCAACAAGAacttcataattgcatatgcaattatgaaggATGAGACTGAAGGGAGCTACAGATGGGTATTGGAGAGACTGAG GTGCTTGATTGGGGAACATATTCATCCGAGCGCTATTCTTACTGATCGAGAATTGGGGCTTATCAGACCAGTGTCAGAGGTTTTCCCACGTTCTTCTCATCTACTATGTACGTGGCACATAAATAAGGATATAGAAGATAGAGTGTACAGAATTAGTGGGAAAAACCAAGAGTTTGCTGAAATATTCAAGAATAGTACTTGGAAGAAAATTATCAGAGCGCCAACTTTTGATCAATATAACATAGTTGTGGAGCACTTCAGAGATcggtttaaaggttttccaggGTTGATACAGTACATTGAGGGGACTTGGCTGGGACACAGAGACAAGTTCGTATCTTGCTGGACGGACTTAGTCCTACATTTTGGAAACACCACCACATGTAGAGTCGAGAGCGCACATGCTTAG
- the LOC126679091 gene encoding stemmadenine O-acetyltransferase-like, translating into MELEICSESYIKPSSPTPPCNKTYKISLMDQFLVNYGIDIPLILFYPNLHQHRLAINDFISKRSQTLKQSLSEALAYYYPFAGRIKDSLSVDCNDEGVYYVEARANTSLFEYCSHTDNLTCGQLLPRQPGSYEPSSAGAYVVMIKETTFTCGGVTIGIFGSHMVMDAAPMASFVKCWAAIACNSSKDITYPNFNGPSMFPQYNAFPREATMAALDEAFIKTGKLAATRFVFDESRISDLRHQLSDSGTENLNPNGAELVSAFLYGCISETIRARSGVVKPNAFINIVDFRGKAEPPLPENSLGNFFWMAPGLISHNETKLASLICKMKEATSKIDTDFVKNIQSGHGFSKLYEMMKETKRLLTSNSTCSDGADIVMISSMCNLGLYEVDFGWGEPIWVTCVDSPPDSITQFVNSFNIMDSREGKGIEAWVFLDEQDLVLLEQYEKLLEYASVYPSPV; encoded by the exons ATGGAGTTAGAAATTTGTTCTGAAAGCTACATTAAACCCTCTTCACCAACACCTCCATGTAATAAAACCTACAAAATTTCTCTAATGGATCAATTTCTTGTAAATTACGGAATCGACATTCCCTTGATTCTGTTCTACCCTAATTTACATCAACATCGTCTCGCCATTAATGATTTCATATCGAAGAGGTCGCAAACGCTTAAGCAATCGTTATCCGAAGCCTTAGCATATTATTACCCATTTGCCGGGAGGATTAAAGACTCTCTTTCCGTTGATTGTAACGACGAAGGTGTTTATTACGTCGAGGCTCGAGCTAATACTTCTCTATTTGAATATTGTAGCCATACCGATAATTTGACATGCGGTCAATTGTTACCTAGACAGCCCGGTTCGTATGAACCCTCGTCGGCCGGAGCATATGTTGTCATGATCAAGGAAACAACTTTTACATGCGGTGGCGTTACTATTGGTATATTTGGTTCTCACATGGTCATGGATGCAGCTCCGATGGcttcgtttgtaaag TGTTGGGCTGCGATTGCTTGCAACTCAAGCAAAGACATTACATATCCGAATTTCAATGGTCCTTCTATGTTTCCACAATACAATGCATTCCCAAGAGAGGCAACTATGGCAGCTCTCGACGAAGCCTTTATTAAAACAGGAAAACTCGCAGCAACCAGGTTTGTGTTCGACGAATCCCGTATTTCTGATCTCAGGCATCAACTTAGTGATTCAGGCACGGAAAATTTAAATCCCAATGGCGCTGAGTTGGTTTCGGCGTTTCTTTATGGATGCATCTCAGAAACTATCAGGGCAAGATCAGGTGTCGTCAAGCCGAACGCGTTCATAAATATCGTAGATTTTCGGGGAAAAGCCGAGCCTCCTCTACCCGAAAATTCATTGGGGAATTTTTTCTGGATGGCACCTGGTCTGATATCTCATAATGAAACTAAACTAGCTAGCTTAATATGCAAAATGAAGGAAGCAACAAGCAAAATTGACACTGATTTTGTCAAGAACATACAAAGCGGTCACGGTTTTTCGAAACTCTACGAGATGATGAAGGAGACAAAGAGATTATTAACGAGCAACTCAACATGTTCCGACGGAGCGGATATTGTAATGATTAGTAGTATGTGTAACTTAGGGCTATACGAAGTCGATTTTGGATGGGGAGAGCCTATTTGGGTGACTTGTGTCGATTCACCGCCCGATTCCATAACTCAGTTTGTGAATTCATTCAATATTATGGATTCAAGAGAGGGAAAAGGAATTGAAGCATGGGTTTTCCTGGATGAACAAGACCTTGTTTTGCTGGAGCAATATGAAAAGCTGCTTGAATATGCTTCAGTTTATCCAAGTCCTGTCTGA